From the genome of Pseudomonas sp. AB6, one region includes:
- a CDS encoding metal/formaldehyde-sensitive transcriptional repressor, whose protein sequence is MSHIVSNKNELLKRVKRIAGQINAVERALESDQDCAKTLHLVAATRGAINGLMDELIEAHAREHVANPELSDEERAIGVEELLEAIRRYSK, encoded by the coding sequence ATGTCCCACATAGTGTCCAACAAAAACGAACTGCTGAAACGGGTGAAACGCATTGCCGGGCAGATCAACGCCGTGGAGCGCGCTCTGGAGTCCGACCAAGACTGCGCGAAGACCCTGCACTTGGTGGCGGCAACACGGGGTGCGATCAACGGCTTAATGGATGAACTCATTGAAGCCCACGCCCGTGAGCACGTGGCGAATCCAGAGTTGAGCGACGAAGAGCGCGCCATAGGCGTTGAAGAATTACTTGAAGCCATACGCCGGTATTCAAAATAG
- the dmeF gene encoding CDF family Co(II)/Ni(II) efflux transporter DmeF, whose protein sequence is MMSSQLNHTHDHVFLGAAHDENAQRTLWVVALTVVMMVGEITAGYLTGSMALLADGFHMATHAGALGIAAAAYSYAKRNAASARYSFGTGKVGDLGGFASALILGLVSIGIGFESVLRLFEPTQVQFGTATLIAIVGLAVNIVSALLLSGSHGHHHHEHGHDHGHDAHGHGAHSQDNNLRSAYVHVLADALTSILAIAALLAGRYLGWVWLDPAMGVVGALVIARWAWTLMRDTAGVLLDKTDDPVAQEIREILSETDDATITDLHVWRVGPEARAAIVSVLGSPAINADIIRQRLAPVHEVTHLTVEYRTA, encoded by the coding sequence ATGATGAGTTCACAGCTGAATCACACCCACGACCATGTTTTTTTGGGTGCGGCGCACGATGAAAATGCCCAGCGCACCCTATGGGTGGTAGCACTAACCGTGGTGATGATGGTCGGTGAAATTACGGCAGGTTATCTGACCGGTTCAATGGCTTTGCTCGCTGATGGTTTTCATATGGCAACGCACGCCGGGGCTTTGGGCATTGCAGCGGCGGCGTATAGCTACGCCAAGCGCAATGCAGCCAGTGCCCGATACAGTTTCGGCACCGGAAAAGTGGGTGATTTGGGCGGGTTTGCGTCGGCGCTGATACTGGGCCTGGTGTCCATAGGGATTGGTTTTGAGTCAGTGCTGCGGTTGTTTGAACCGACCCAAGTGCAATTTGGCACCGCGACGTTGATCGCAATCGTTGGTCTTGCCGTGAACATCGTCAGTGCGCTGTTGCTGTCCGGTAGCCATGGTCACCACCACCATGAGCACGGGCATGATCATGGTCATGACGCTCACGGCCACGGGGCCCACAGCCAAGACAACAACCTGCGCTCGGCCTATGTCCATGTGTTGGCGGATGCACTGACCTCCATTCTTGCCATCGCGGCCTTGCTCGCCGGTCGATATTTGGGTTGGGTCTGGCTGGATCCGGCGATGGGCGTGGTCGGCGCGTTGGTGATTGCGCGCTGGGCCTGGACGCTGATGCGTGACACCGCAGGGGTATTGCTCGACAAGACCGATGACCCTGTCGCGCAAGAAATTCGCGAGATTCTTAGCGAGACCGACGACGCGACGATTACCGATCTCCACGTATGGCGTGTCGGCCCTGAAGCACGGGCGGCGATTGTCAGCGTCCTGGGCAGTCCGGCGATCAACGCCGACATCATTCGCCAGCGATTGGCGCCGGTACACGAAGTGACGCACCTGACGGTGGAATACCGCACAGCCTAA
- a CDS encoding FUSC family protein codes for MKYARSSRLPGLLRKMLRPLLDPYRRYRHARLIHSVRVSLGLLASILLTTGINLPHGEWASITMLVVIGGLQHHGNIGKKAAERAYGTLIGAAVGLLFIAQFAFFGSPTLTYVGISVVCGFFAYHAIGKGGYTALLSAITVFIVAGHGDNPVADGLWRTVDILIGIVLALAFSFALPLYAVFSWRYNLASALRDCAAMHTRIISGQSVTNDEYLKLMNRLNGAMVQLRSLMPSVSKEVKISVSQLDAIQRNLRMCISTLEILASTRPSTDDGRAIASLQVSLQAENRQIRMQLVGMARALQTGNAERLERPVSGVEKDPMTSTPVYSALDGYRLLSLQLAANIDDMRQRLAKVSGQWTI; via the coding sequence ATGAAATACGCCCGTTCTTCGCGATTACCTGGGCTGCTACGCAAAATGCTGCGGCCGCTGCTGGACCCCTATCGACGTTACCGTCACGCGCGGCTGATTCACTCGGTGCGCGTGTCACTGGGCTTACTCGCGTCGATCTTGCTGACCACCGGTATCAACCTGCCCCATGGCGAATGGGCCTCGATCACCATGTTGGTGGTGATTGGCGGCCTGCAACACCACGGCAACATCGGCAAAAAAGCCGCCGAACGCGCGTACGGCACGCTGATCGGTGCAGCGGTGGGCCTGCTGTTTATTGCCCAGTTCGCCTTTTTTGGCAGCCCGACCCTCACCTACGTCGGCATTTCGGTGGTGTGCGGCTTTTTTGCCTACCACGCCATTGGCAAAGGTGGTTACACGGCATTGCTGTCGGCAATCACCGTTTTTATCGTCGCCGGGCATGGCGACAATCCGGTGGCCGATGGGCTTTGGCGCACTGTGGATATCCTGATCGGCATCGTCCTGGCTCTGGCGTTTTCCTTCGCCTTGCCACTGTATGCGGTGTTCTCCTGGCGCTACAACTTGGCCAGTGCTCTACGCGATTGCGCGGCGATGCATACCCGGATCATCAGTGGCCAATCGGTCACCAACGATGAGTATTTGAAGCTAATGAACCGCTTGAACGGCGCCATGGTGCAATTGCGGTCGCTAATGCCTTCGGTGTCCAAGGAAGTGAAGATCTCGGTGAGCCAACTGGATGCGATCCAGCGCAATCTGCGGATGTGCATCAGCACTCTGGAAATCCTTGCCAGCACCCGCCCTTCCACCGACGACGGACGGGCAATAGCCTCGCTACAAGTGTCATTGCAAGCCGAAAACCGACAAATTCGCATGCAATTAGTCGGCATGGCTCGCGCCCTGCAAACCGGCAACGCAGAGCGGCTTGAGCGGCCGGTCAGTGGAGTGGAAAAAGACCCCATGACCAGCACACCGGTTTACTCGGCACTGGACGGCTACCGTTTATTGTCGCTGCAATTGGCGGCCAACATCGACGACATGCGCCAACGGCTGGCCAAGGTTTCCGGGCAATGGACGATTTGA
- the bkdR gene encoding Bkd operon transcriptional regulator BkdR encodes MRKLDRTDIGILNSLQENARVTNADLARSVNLSPTPCFNRVKAMEELGLIRQQVTLLDPELLGLHVNVFIHVSLEKQIEEALHVFEDAIADRPEVMECYLMAGDPDYMLRVLVPTIQSLERFLLDFLTKVPGVANIRSSFALKQVRYKTALPLPANGMSLGL; translated from the coding sequence ATGAGAAAGCTGGATCGGACCGATATAGGGATTCTCAACAGTCTTCAGGAGAACGCCCGCGTCACCAACGCTGACCTCGCCCGCTCCGTCAATCTATCCCCTACTCCGTGTTTTAACCGGGTCAAGGCGATGGAAGAACTGGGGCTTATCCGTCAACAAGTCACCCTCCTAGACCCAGAGTTATTGGGCCTGCATGTGAATGTGTTTATCCACGTCAGCCTGGAAAAACAAATCGAGGAAGCGTTGCATGTGTTCGAGGACGCCATCGCTGATCGGCCAGAGGTGATGGAGTGTTATTTGATGGCCGGCGATCCAGATTACATGTTGCGGGTGCTGGTCCCGACCATTCAATCGCTGGAGCGATTTCTGCTCGACTTCCTGACCAAAGTACCCGGCGTGGCTAATATTCGCTCCAGTTTTGCGCTGAAGCAGGTGCGCTATAAAACCGCGCTACCGCTGCCCGCCAATGGCATGAGTCTCGGCCTCTGA